From a single Fusobacterium ulcerans ATCC 49185 genomic region:
- a CDS encoding AI-2E family transporter: protein MEKKWTFLKFLGAGIILILVQSFFQKYDAFKDIYSTYIGYLIPMIYAVFISIFLEPLVSKIEERFKLKRWIAVSIVIVLVVIGVAGFVGLILPQLGKSFKELYNKLPHMQEQLGNLIKRVLDFLKEKELLVIGEKQIEDNIISLLKRNIGNLQEFGISVLLNIVWWTVALSKFFIGFFLAVFILLDKEYFIRFIKNILTIVFGKEKGLYLSDFLNQSRNVLLNYVWGRIIASAFVGVVTFIVLFFTGVPYALLSSLMIGMGNMIPYVGSIVAGAIAIFLVILAEPSKIIYLLIAMMVGQTVDGWIVGPKIVSETVGMSTFWVIVAVLIGGSLMGPVGMFFGVPAFGIIKLIYETQLKKTENSSTNNKNKKEKKWKK from the coding sequence GTGGAAAAAAAATGGACTTTTTTAAAATTCTTAGGAGCAGGGATAATACTTATACTGGTACAGAGCTTTTTTCAAAAATATGATGCTTTTAAAGATATATACAGTACATATATCGGCTATCTTATACCAATGATATATGCGGTATTTATTTCCATATTTTTGGAACCTTTAGTGAGTAAAATAGAAGAGAGATTTAAACTTAAAAGATGGATAGCTGTATCAATAGTCATTGTACTTGTAGTAATAGGAGTTGCAGGATTTGTAGGGTTGATACTTCCACAGCTTGGAAAAAGTTTTAAGGAACTATACAATAAACTTCCTCATATGCAGGAACAGCTTGGAAATCTAATAAAAAGGGTTTTGGATTTTCTTAAAGAAAAGGAACTTCTTGTAATTGGAGAGAAGCAGATAGAAGATAATATAATTAGCTTATTAAAAAGAAATATAGGAAATTTACAGGAATTTGGAATATCAGTTCTTTTAAATATTGTATGGTGGACTGTTGCATTGAGTAAATTTTTTATAGGATTTTTTCTTGCTGTATTTATTTTATTGGATAAAGAGTATTTTATTAGATTTATAAAAAATATACTTACAATAGTTTTTGGAAAGGAAAAAGGGTTATATCTGAGTGATTTTCTTAATCAGTCAAGAAATGTCCTTTTAAATTATGTATGGGGAAGGATAATAGCTTCAGCTTTTGTGGGAGTAGTAACTTTTATAGTACTTTTTTTCACAGGAGTTCCTTATGCATTATTAAGTTCTTTGATGATAGGAATGGGAAATATGATACCATATGTAGGCTCAATTGTAGCAGGAGCTATAGCAATATTTTTAGTAATTTTAGCAGAGCCTTCAAAAATAATATATCTGCTTATTGCAATGATGGTAGGTCAGACAGTGGATGGGTGGATAGTAGGACCTAAAATTGTAAGTGAAACAGTAGGAATGAGTACATTCTGGGTAATAGTAGCAGTACTTATTGGTGGAAGCCTTATGGGGCCAGTAGGAATGTTCTTTGGAGTACCAGCTTTTGGTATAATAAAACTTATCTATGAAACACAATTAAAAAAAACTGAGAACAGCAGTACAAATAATAAAAATAAAAAGGAGAAAAAATGGAAAAAATAA
- a CDS encoding THUMP domain-containing class I SAM-dependent RNA methyltransferase produces the protein MTLIASSTMGLESVVKDECVELGFENVRAFNGRVEFEGTVKDIVKANIHLRCADRVFIKMGEFKAVTFEDLFRNMKRIEWADFIPENGEFPISWVSSVKSKLFSKSDIQKIAKKAMVEKMKETYKKDYFYEDGALYAIKIQAHNDIFVVMMDTSGEGLHKRGYRAIKNEAPIKETMAAALVRLSRWKGGERPLLDPMCGTGTILIEAAMIARNIAPGANRNFASEGWKIIPENEWIEARDEAFSNEDYEKEVKIYGSDIDPETIEIAKENIKKAGVEDDITLECKNFLDIEMESRQGCLITNPPYGDRLLDEKAVERLYGLLGDVCRMRIPKWSYYIITSYEEFEKCFGGKATKNRKLYNGGIKCYYYQYYGESNGKNGKK, from the coding sequence ATAACTTTGATAGCTTCGAGTACAATGGGGCTTGAAAGTGTTGTAAAAGATGAATGTGTAGAACTTGGATTTGAAAATGTGAGGGCATTCAATGGAAGAGTAGAATTTGAAGGAACTGTAAAAGATATAGTTAAAGCAAATATACATTTAAGATGTGCAGATAGAGTATTTATAAAAATGGGAGAATTTAAAGCTGTTACATTTGAGGATCTTTTTAGAAATATGAAAAGGATAGAATGGGCTGATTTTATTCCAGAAAATGGAGAATTTCCTATAAGCTGGGTAAGCTCTGTAAAATCTAAACTTTTTTCAAAATCTGATATACAGAAAATAGCTAAAAAAGCTATGGTTGAGAAAATGAAAGAAACTTATAAAAAAGATTATTTTTATGAAGATGGAGCTTTATATGCAATAAAAATTCAGGCACATAATGATATCTTTGTAGTTATGATGGATACAAGTGGAGAAGGACTTCATAAAAGAGGATATAGAGCAATAAAAAATGAAGCTCCTATAAAAGAAACTATGGCAGCAGCTCTTGTAAGACTTTCAAGATGGAAGGGAGGGGAAAGACCTCTATTAGATCCTATGTGTGGAACAGGAACTATTCTTATAGAAGCAGCTATGATAGCAAGAAATATAGCTCCAGGAGCAAATAGAAACTTTGCATCTGAAGGGTGGAAAATAATTCCAGAAAATGAATGGATAGAAGCAAGGGATGAAGCTTTCTCAAATGAAGATTATGAAAAAGAAGTTAAGATTTATGGTTCAGATATAGACCCTGAAACTATAGAGATAGCTAAAGAAAATATAAAGAAGGCTGGAGTGGAAGATGATATAACTCTTGAATGTAAAAATTTCCTAGATATAGAAATGGAATCAAGACAAGGGTGTCTAATAACAAATCCTCCATATGGAGATAGACTTCTTGATGAAAAGGCAGTAGAAAGGCTTTATGGACTTCTTGGAGATGTATGCAGAATGAGAATACCTAAATGGTCTTACTATATAATTACTTCATATGAAGAGTTTGAAAAATGCTTTGGAGGAAAAGCTACTAAGAATAGAAAACTATATAATGGTGGAATAAAATGCTATTATTATCAATATTATGGAGAAAGTAATGGAAAAAATGGTAAAAAATAA
- a CDS encoding peptidylprolyl isomerase has protein sequence MKMVKIVILLLIIAGGFFYHSRKSRSADLKIKEGTKVENIVLNAKIKTSKGDINLKLFPAAAPMTVTNFAYLAKRGYYDGLIFHRVIADFMIQGGDPTGTGAGGPGYQFGDEFVEELTFNAPGKLAMANAGPGTNGSQFFITHVPTEWLNYKHTIFGEVVSDADQAVVNKVAQGDTIETIEITGDIDKFLEANKEMKEKMDEILAQTMPNLKK, from the coding sequence ATGAAAATGGTAAAAATAGTAATATTGCTATTAATAATCGCAGGAGGTTTTTTCTATCATTCAAGAAAAAGTCGTTCAGCTGATTTAAAAATTAAGGAGGGAACAAAGGTGGAAAATATAGTATTAAATGCTAAAATAAAAACTTCAAAAGGGGATATAAATTTAAAATTATTCCCAGCAGCAGCACCAATGACAGTAACAAACTTTGCATATTTAGCAAAAAGAGGATATTATGATGGATTAATATTCCATAGAGTAATAGCAGACTTTATGATTCAAGGAGGAGACCCAACAGGAACAGGAGCAGGTGGACCTGGATATCAATTTGGAGATGAATTTGTTGAAGAGCTTACATTTAATGCACCAGGGAAATTAGCTATGGCTAATGCAGGACCAGGAACAAATGGATCTCAATTCTTTATAACTCATGTACCAACTGAATGGCTTAACTACAAACATACTATTTTTGGAGAAGTAGTTTCTGATGCTGACCAAGCTGTAGTTAATAAAGTAGCACAAGGAGATACTATTGAAACAATAGAAATCACTGGAGATATAGATAAATTCTTAGAGGCTAATAAAGAAATGAAAGAAAAAATGGATGAGATATTAGCTCAAACAATGCCTAATTTAAAAAAATAA
- a CDS encoding WGR domain-containing protein — protein MKKAFKFKDEKSDKFWWINYSGKDFAVNYGKNGTVGKYEVKEFETVEECEKQALKLIAQKIKKGYIEDEKFDFNNHLYFDSEEIGLHPKTSHPLFDKYFNRENYYDCGEEESPFGNDNGSDTLSYLYEHIRKNGDKDIKNFPKKVIEKNWEMIYCPPENLLKEDLKNFISGKKVSGIENSHLLIINDQVIIATAFGQIKIMGKIDEELKKMALMSLRRWNMVMEMDGYGHSNIIDEMENDMAKFGN, from the coding sequence ATGAAAAAAGCTTTTAAATTTAAAGATGAAAAATCAGATAAGTTTTGGTGGATAAATTATAGTGGAAAAGATTTTGCTGTAAATTATGGAAAGAATGGAACTGTAGGAAAATATGAAGTAAAAGAATTTGAAACTGTAGAAGAATGTGAAAAACAGGCTCTTAAACTTATAGCTCAGAAAATAAAAAAAGGATATATAGAAGATGAAAAATTTGACTTTAATAATCATCTTTATTTTGATTCAGAAGAAATAGGTTTACATCCAAAAACTTCACATCCTTTATTTGATAAATATTTTAATAGAGAAAATTATTATGATTGTGGAGAGGAAGAATCTCCCTTTGGAAATGATAATGGATCAGATACTTTATCTTATCTTTACGAACATATAAGAAAGAATGGAGATAAGGATATAAAAAATTTTCCTAAAAAGGTAATTGAAAAAAATTGGGAAATGATATATTGTCCTCCAGAAAATTTACTTAAAGAGGATTTGAAAAATTTTATTTCTGGGAAGAAAGTCAGTGGTATAGAAAATTCACATCTTCTTATAATAAATGATCAAGTGATTATAGCAACAGCTTTTGGTCAAATAAAAATAATGGGAAAAATTGATGAAGAATTGAAAAAAATGGCTTTAATGTCATTAAGGAGATGGAATATGGTAATGGAGATGGATGGATATGGTCATTCAAATATAATAGATGAGATGGAAAATGATATGGCAAAATTTGGAAATTAA
- a CDS encoding YwqG family protein has protein sequence MELEKLFKEMEKNTILVNFEKKIESELPIGVSKFGGRPDLPEDFEWYYYEGKGYKGKVENRPLSFLVQINCKEIKEYDKENLLPESGILYFFYEMETMTWGFSPEDRGSAKVFYYNGDISKLKRREFPKELDEDYKMPEKRIVFSNRRDVPSYEEFDEILNDMGYEDINDEFYDEYEEKLVKYIENDSNTISKFLGYADVIQGDMKLECEEVTNGILCGKPHELEKPMKEKMNKGSKEWQLLFQLDTVEDDEFELMFGDCGRIYYFIKKDELKKKNFDSSWLILQCY, from the coding sequence ATGGAATTAGAAAAATTATTTAAAGAAATGGAAAAAAATACAATTCTTGTAAATTTCGAAAAGAAAATAGAAAGTGAGCTTCCAATAGGTGTTTCAAAATTTGGAGGAAGACCAGATTTACCAGAAGATTTTGAATGGTATTACTATGAAGGTAAAGGATACAAAGGAAAAGTAGAAAATAGGCCATTAAGTTTTTTAGTTCAGATTAATTGTAAAGAGATAAAAGAATATGATAAGGAAAATCTGCTTCCTGAAAGTGGAATACTGTACTTTTTTTATGAAATGGAAACTATGACTTGGGGATTTTCTCCAGAAGATAGAGGAAGTGCAAAAGTATTTTATTATAATGGAGATATTTCTAAATTAAAAAGAAGAGAATTTCCAAAAGAATTAGATGAAGATTATAAAATGCCAGAAAAAAGAATAGTTTTTAGTAATAGAAGGGATGTTCCATCTTATGAAGAGTTTGATGAAATATTAAATGATATGGGATATGAAGATATTAATGATGAGTTTTATGATGAGTATGAAGAAAAACTTGTGAAATATATTGAAAATGACAGCAATACTATAAGCAAATTTTTAGGGTATGCAGATGTAATACAGGGTGATATGAAATTAGAATGTGAAGAGGTCACAAATGGAATTTTATGTGGAAAACCTCATGAATTAGAAAAGCCTATGAAAGAAAAAATGAATAAAGGAAGTAAGGAATGGCAGCTTTTATTCCAGTTGGATACTGTAGAAGATGATGAATTTGAACTTATGTTTGGAGATTGTGGAAGAATATATTACTTTATAAAAAAAGATGAGCTAAAAAAGAAAAACTTTGATAGTTCTTGGCTCATCTTACAATGTTATTAA
- a CDS encoding TMEM175 family protein — protein MFEKNRIEAFSDGVIAIIITIMVLELKAPHRADISELSSLFPKFFSYILSFLYVGIYWNNHHHTFSVVNKINGKILWANTHLLFWLSLIPFTTSWMGETNFSEISTMMYGGVLLACSIAYYILIHLLIKSQGKNSKLKKAIGNDIKGKISPILYLTGIISAFFLPVISLFFYALTAVLWIIPDNRIEKMHLEEEK, from the coding sequence ATGTTTGAAAAAAATAGAATAGAAGCATTTAGTGATGGAGTAATAGCCATCATTATAACAATAATGGTATTGGAATTAAAAGCTCCCCACAGGGCAGATATTTCTGAGCTTTCCAGTTTATTTCCAAAATTTTTCAGCTATATTTTAAGTTTTCTCTATGTAGGAATATACTGGAATAATCATCACCACACTTTCTCTGTTGTCAATAAGATAAATGGAAAAATACTCTGGGCAAATACACACCTGCTATTCTGGCTTTCCCTCATACCATTTACAACAAGCTGGATGGGTGAAACAAACTTCTCTGAAATTTCTACTATGATGTATGGAGGAGTTCTTTTAGCCTGTTCCATAGCATACTATATTTTAATTCATCTTCTTATAAAGTCACAGGGCAAAAATTCAAAATTAAAAAAAGCTATTGGAAATGATATAAAAGGGAAAATTTCTCCTATTTTATATCTTACAGGAATAATTTCAGCATTTTTCCTTCCTGTTATTTCCCTGTTTTTCTATGCTCTCACTGCTGTTCTCTGGATAATTCCTGACAACCGTATAGAAAAAATGCATCTGGAAGAAGAAAAATAA
- a CDS encoding 5'-methylthioadenosine/adenosylhomocysteine nucleosidase, translated as MALKVGIICAGDSELEPFLNHIQNCTATKKAMLKFYEGKINNISVVALYSGVCKVNAAVAAQILIDSFSVNTIISAGTAGGIEKTVKVFDTIISTQLAYHDVADDILVEFHPWLPSIYFNADEKLLAAAKKMVQNQAVNHPVIFGKMVTGESFIDKNMREIINKKYAPLSVDMESASIAHVCYVNNIPFISIRTITDTASHSGVENFEQNCSKASVISKDIVLAFLKELKNNS; from the coding sequence ATGGCTTTAAAAGTTGGAATAATCTGTGCTGGAGATTCTGAGTTAGAACCCTTCCTAAATCACATTCAAAATTGCACTGCTACAAAAAAGGCAATGCTGAAATTTTATGAAGGAAAAATAAATAATATTTCTGTTGTTGCTTTATATAGTGGTGTTTGTAAGGTAAATGCTGCTGTTGCTGCTCAGATTTTAATTGATTCTTTTTCTGTAAATACAATTATCAGTGCTGGTACAGCAGGTGGAATTGAAAAAACAGTAAAAGTTTTTGATACAATTATATCAACACAACTTGCTTATCATGATGTAGCTGATGATATACTTGTAGAGTTTCATCCTTGGCTCCCTTCTATCTATTTTAATGCTGATGAAAAATTATTAGCTGCTGCAAAAAAAATGGTACAGAATCAAGCTGTTAATCATCCTGTTATTTTTGGTAAAATGGTAACTGGAGAAAGTTTTATTGATAAGAATATGCGGGAAATAATAAACAAAAAATATGCTCCTCTCTCTGTTGATATGGAAAGTGCAAGTATCGCTCATGTATGCTATGTAAATAATATCCCATTTATTTCAATACGAACTATTACAGATACAGCTTCTCACTCTGGAGTAGAAAATTTTGAACAAAACTGTAGCAAAGCTTCTGTAATATCTAAAGATATTGTCTTGGCATTTTTAAAAGAACTAAAAAATAACTCCTAA
- a CDS encoding ABC transporter substrate-binding protein has protein sequence MKKKLLAVIFLLTFALLLGGTKAIKSETSEDVKLKDTLVIAQKAEIKTLDPQKSTDSVSNKIIQLMFDTLITMDKDLNLLPGLAESWESVDPLNTIFHLKKNVKFHNGDIMTAEDVKFSLDRARSLPQCAYNFTPIKEVTVIDENTIKITTDTPFGSLLNQLSITNSSIINKKLVESSEDVFLTNPVGTGQFKFKSWDIGNRLTMERFDDYYGTISKLKEVVIKFITENNSRMIMLETGEADISLDMGVMDLKSIKNNNSLDYIEVEAPTSQFIGFDTKNELLKDKRVRQAIAYAVDNSAITQAIYGDSATPGTSVVPPAMTDFNPDAKKYDLNTAKAKELLAEAGYPNGFNIDLWVSDDSARIDACVIIQEQLRGIGINTEIKVFQWATYIKMIENENEVKPIFYMSWNTANGDCDKTMYPLFHSSQIKGSMNVTAFVNKDLDDTLDKARITMDPKVRKELYGKAQEILQEELPHYTILYPKLNLGMRKNIHNLIMKNNGYLDLTNVYVTE, from the coding sequence ATGAAAAAGAAACTATTGGCTGTAATTTTTTTACTTACTTTTGCTTTATTATTAGGAGGAACAAAAGCTATAAAATCTGAAACTTCAGAAGATGTTAAACTAAAAGATACTTTAGTTATCGCTCAAAAAGCTGAAATCAAAACTCTTGATCCACAAAAAAGTACTGATTCAGTGTCTAACAAAATAATTCAGCTTATGTTTGATACTTTGATAACTATGGATAAAGATCTTAATCTGCTTCCAGGATTAGCTGAAAGCTGGGAATCTGTTGATCCCTTAAATACAATATTCCATTTAAAGAAAAATGTTAAATTCCACAATGGAGATATTATGACCGCTGAAGATGTAAAGTTTTCTTTGGATAGAGCAAGAAGCCTTCCTCAATGTGCATATAATTTCACTCCTATAAAAGAAGTAACTGTAATTGATGAAAATACTATCAAAATAACTACAGATACTCCTTTTGGAAGCCTTTTGAATCAACTTAGCATTACAAATTCTTCAATAATTAATAAAAAGTTAGTTGAATCTTCAGAAGATGTATTTCTTACTAATCCTGTAGGAACTGGGCAATTTAAATTTAAGTCATGGGATATAGGGAATAGACTTACTATGGAGAGATTTGATGATTACTATGGAACTATTTCAAAACTTAAAGAAGTAGTTATTAAATTCATAACTGAAAATAACAGCAGAATGATTATGTTGGAAACTGGTGAAGCTGATATCTCTTTAGACATGGGTGTTATGGATTTGAAATCTATCAAAAACAACAACTCTTTAGATTATATTGAAGTTGAAGCTCCTACTAGCCAGTTTATTGGATTTGATACTAAAAATGAGTTGTTGAAAGATAAGAGAGTAAGACAAGCAATAGCTTATGCTGTAGATAATAGTGCTATTACCCAAGCTATATATGGAGATTCTGCAACACCTGGAACTTCTGTAGTTCCTCCTGCTATGACAGATTTCAATCCTGATGCTAAAAAGTATGATTTGAATACTGCTAAAGCAAAAGAACTTTTAGCTGAAGCTGGATACCCTAATGGTTTCAATATTGATTTATGGGTAAGTGATGATTCTGCAAGAATTGATGCTTGTGTTATTATTCAGGAGCAGTTAAGAGGAATAGGAATTAATACTGAAATTAAAGTTTTCCAATGGGCTACTTATATTAAAATGATTGAAAATGAGAATGAAGTAAAACCTATTTTCTATATGTCATGGAACACAGCTAATGGAGATTGTGATAAAACTATGTATCCTCTTTTCCATTCATCTCAAATAAAAGGTTCTATGAATGTAACTGCTTTTGTAAATAAGGACTTAGATGATACTCTTGATAAGGCAAGAATAACAATGGATCCTAAAGTTAGAAAAGAACTTTATGGAAAGGCTCAGGAGATATTACAGGAAGAGCTTCCTCACTACACTATTCTTTATCCAAAACTAAATCTTGGGATGAGAAAAAATATTCATAATCTTATTATGAAAAATAATGGTTATTTAGATCTTACAAATGTCTATGTAACTGAATAG
- the pdxT gene encoding pyridoxal 5'-phosphate synthase glutaminase subunit PdxT encodes MKIGILALQGAFQEHKNILDSLNVDNCLLKTKEQLEDIDGIILPGGESTAMGKLLRDFDILKLLREKIKNGLPVFGTCSGMILLAEKLSNSEVVHLGVMGIEVKRNAYGRQLGSFETEADFKGIDKKVKMVFIRAPYVENTKEGVKILATVNGNIVAVREKNMLAVSFHPELTNDTSVHEYFLDIIKKIKSS; translated from the coding sequence ATGAAAATAGGAATTTTAGCTCTCCAAGGAGCTTTCCAAGAGCATAAAAACATCCTTGACTCTCTAAATGTAGATAACTGTCTGCTAAAAACTAAAGAGCAGCTGGAAGATATAGATGGTATAATTCTTCCTGGTGGAGAAAGTACTGCTATGGGGAAACTTTTAAGAGATTTTGATATTCTCAAACTTCTCAGAGAAAAAATAAAAAATGGCCTTCCTGTATTTGGTACTTGTTCTGGGATGATACTTCTTGCTGAAAAACTTTCAAACAGTGAAGTTGTGCATTTAGGAGTTATGGGAATAGAAGTTAAAAGAAATGCTTATGGAAGACAGCTTGGAAGTTTTGAAACAGAAGCAGATTTTAAAGGAATAGATAAAAAAGTGAAAATGGTATTTATCAGAGCTCCTTATGTAGAAAATACAAAAGAAGGAGTTAAAATATTGGCAACTGTAAATGGAAATATAGTTGCCGTTAGAGAAAAGAATATGTTAGCTGTATCTTTTCATCCAGAGCTTACTAATGATACTTCTGTTCATGAATATTTTTTAGATATCATAAAAAAAATAAAAAGTAGTTGA
- the pdxS gene encoding pyridoxal 5'-phosphate synthase lyase subunit PdxS, translating to MSRYDLNKNLAQMLKGGVIMDVTTAAEAKIAEEAGACAVMALERVPADIRKNGGVARMSDPKMIKEIQAAVSIPVMAKVRIGHFVEAQILEALEIDYIDESEVLTPADDRFHVDKTLFKVPFVCGSRNLGEALRRISEGASMIRTKGEPGTGDVIEAVKHMRTLNEDIRKVVSSPESELYHIAKELGAPYDLVKYVHDNGKLPVVNFAAGGVATPADAALMMQLGCDGVFVGSGIFKSGDPAKRAAAIVKAVTNYNDPKILAEISEDLGEAMVGINVYSLAEDEKMAKRGW from the coding sequence ATGTCAAGATATGATTTAAACAAAAACTTAGCTCAAATGTTAAAAGGTGGAGTAATAATGGATGTAACTACAGCTGCTGAAGCTAAAATAGCAGAAGAAGCTGGTGCTTGTGCTGTTATGGCATTGGAAAGAGTTCCTGCTGATATAAGAAAAAATGGTGGAGTAGCAAGAATGTCTGATCCTAAAATGATAAAAGAGATACAGGCTGCTGTTTCTATTCCTGTAATGGCTAAAGTGAGAATAGGACATTTTGTAGAAGCTCAAATACTTGAAGCTCTTGAAATAGATTATATTGATGAAAGTGAGGTTCTTACTCCTGCTGATGATAGATTCCATGTGGACAAAACATTGTTCAAAGTTCCTTTTGTATGTGGTTCAAGAAATCTAGGAGAAGCTCTAAGAAGAATATCTGAAGGAGCAAGTATGATAAGAACTAAGGGAGAACCTGGAACTGGGGATGTTATAGAAGCTGTAAAACACATGAGAACACTAAATGAAGATATCAGAAAAGTAGTTTCTTCTCCTGAATCTGAACTTTATCATATTGCAAAGGAATTAGGAGCTCCATATGATTTAGTAAAATATGTACATGATAATGGAAAACTACCTGTTGTAAATTTTGCTGCTGGTGGTGTAGCTACTCCTGCTGATGCCGCTCTTATGATGCAGCTTGGATGTGATGGTGTCTTTGTTGGTTCTGGAATATTCAAATCTGGTGACCCAGCAAAGAGAGCTGCTGCTATTGTGAAAGCTGTAACAAATTACAATGACCCAAAAATTCTTGCTGAAATATCAGAAGATCTAGGAGAAGCAATGGTAGGTATCAATGTTTATTCCCTTGCTGAAGATGAGAAAATGGCTAAAAGAGGTTGGTAA
- a CDS encoding PLP-dependent aminotransferase family protein — MKIELSTENGEKIYLQLYYKLKELIENGEIKGKIFSIRELAKNLGVSISTVVKAYEQLEKNGYIYLRGGSGAYVKYNREKKFYLEDHMENEIFKYGYFNSEYRIDFSTASPNADFFPIEELKKAINYVLDRDGGKALLYENPQGYLELRKTIKRELKHEGIDIETKDIQIMSGAQQGIDILSKSLIYPGDIVVTEDPAYKGAIVSFRNNGAKVERIPMKKDGLDIKELEKILKRDKIKFIYTAATFHNPTGISISEKKRIELLKLAEKYDFYIIEDDCSSDIYFDNKKIKSIKSYDKNKKVIYIKSYSKVFMPGFRLGFMIAPEKIANSVLAGKYSSDISNSGLNQRVFQYFLENGIWNKHIEKSRKEFHKKQKYMYSRLKKIENIKINKPKGGMCFWIELPKEITGEAVYMKLAKRGVGILPGVVFSEKSYNYIRLSFAQCNEKEIDEGIEILEKVIDELR, encoded by the coding sequence ATGAAAATAGAGTTATCTACAGAGAATGGAGAAAAAATATATCTTCAGCTTTATTACAAATTAAAGGAATTAATAGAAAATGGAGAGATAAAAGGGAAAATATTCTCTATAAGGGAGCTTGCTAAGAATTTAGGAGTGAGTATTTCAACAGTAGTAAAAGCATATGAACAGCTGGAAAAAAATGGATATATATACCTTCGTGGAGGAAGCGGAGCTTATGTAAAATACAACAGAGAAAAAAAATTTTATCTGGAAGACCATATGGAAAATGAAATATTTAAATATGGTTACTTTAATTCTGAATACAGGATAGATTTTTCTACTGCATCACCAAATGCTGATTTTTTTCCTATTGAAGAATTAAAAAAAGCAATTAACTACGTTTTAGACAGAGATGGTGGAAAAGCTCTTCTTTATGAAAATCCGCAAGGTTATCTTGAACTTCGTAAAACTATAAAAAGAGAATTGAAACATGAAGGCATAGATATAGAAACAAAAGATATTCAAATAATGTCAGGAGCTCAACAAGGGATAGATATATTGAGTAAATCATTAATATATCCAGGAGATATTGTAGTGACAGAAGATCCAGCATATAAAGGTGCTATTGTAAGTTTTAGAAATAATGGAGCAAAAGTAGAAAGAATACCTATGAAAAAAGATGGACTTGATATAAAAGAATTGGAAAAGATTCTGAAAAGAGATAAAATAAAATTTATATATACAGCAGCTACTTTTCATAATCCAACTGGAATATCGATATCAGAAAAAAAGAGAATTGAACTTTTGAAATTAGCTGAAAAGTATGATTTTTATATTATAGAAGATGACTGCAGTTCAGATATATATTTCGATAATAAAAAAATAAAAAGTATAAAAAGTTATGATAAAAATAAGAAAGTGATATATATAAAAAGTTATTCTAAAGTTTTTATGCCTGGTTTCAGGCTTGGATTTATGATAGCTCCAGAAAAAATAGCAAATTCTGTATTAGCAGGAAAATATTCCAGTGATATATCTAACTCAGGACTGAATCAAAGAGTTTTTCAATATTTTCTAGAAAATGGTATTTGGAATAAACATATAGAAAAATCTAGAAAAGAATTTCATAAAAAGCAAAAATATATGTATAGTAGACTAAAGAAAATAGAAAATATAAAAATCAACAAACCAAAGGGTGGAATGTGTTTCTGGATAGAGCTTCCAAAGGAAATAACAGGTGAAGCTGTATATATGAAACTGGCTAAAAGAGGAGTAGGAATACTTCCAGGAGTGGTTTTTTCTGAAAAATCATATAACTATATAAGATTGAGTTTTGCTCAGTGTAATGAAAAAGAGATAGATGAGGGAATAGAAATATTGGAAAAAGTAATTGATGAATTGAGATGA